From a single Streptomyces sp. NBC_01264 genomic region:
- a CDS encoding sensor histidine kinase, protein MRLRLPSWTATLTWKSACFIVLMCCSLAAVLGVLVHVEVTRQTVATAREKALGKLTDASRAYEAGEVLPPESGLDPAGLPDPLRALALSGQRGTLVAQYEGRQLMWAAAPADGKALAVAVDYGQSARTITGLDNAIIGSSVLALGGTLLVGAFAVTRVTRRLHQTATVARRITQGDLDARVGDPRTKDPSRHQDEVATVAAALDTMAGSLQTKLQREQRFTADVAHELRTPLTGLQAASELLPEGRATELVQERVRTMRQLTEDLLEISRLDSGSEVVETDLHQLGRLARRVVRASGTDTEVIVVRDAHVETDRRRLERVLGNLVANAHKHGRAPVVVTVDGPVVTVRDHGDGYPEYLVTHGPQRFRTGGGSKGHGLGLTIAVGQAEVIGARLVFRQAADGGGGAEAVLTLVEARLT, encoded by the coding sequence GTGAGGCTCCGGCTGCCCTCCTGGACGGCGACGCTGACGTGGAAGTCGGCGTGCTTCATCGTGCTGATGTGCTGCTCGCTCGCGGCGGTGCTGGGCGTCCTCGTGCACGTGGAGGTGACCCGGCAGACCGTCGCGACGGCCCGCGAGAAGGCGCTGGGCAAGCTGACCGACGCCTCGCGCGCCTACGAGGCCGGCGAGGTGCTGCCGCCGGAGTCCGGGCTGGATCCGGCCGGGCTGCCGGACCCGCTGCGCGCGCTGGCCCTGTCCGGGCAGCGCGGAACGCTGGTGGCGCAGTACGAGGGCCGGCAGCTGATGTGGGCGGCGGCCCCGGCGGACGGCAAGGCGCTGGCGGTGGCCGTGGACTACGGGCAGAGCGCGCGGACGATCACCGGGCTGGACAACGCGATCATCGGCTCGTCGGTGCTGGCCCTCGGCGGGACGCTGCTGGTGGGCGCCTTCGCCGTGACGCGGGTGACGCGGCGGCTGCACCAGACGGCGACGGTGGCCCGCCGGATCACCCAGGGCGACCTGGACGCGCGGGTCGGGGATCCGCGGACGAAGGACCCCTCGCGGCACCAGGACGAGGTGGCGACCGTGGCGGCGGCCCTGGACACGATGGCGGGCAGTCTGCAGACGAAGCTCCAGCGGGAGCAGCGGTTCACGGCGGACGTGGCGCACGAGTTGCGCACCCCTCTGACCGGTCTGCAGGCGGCGTCGGAGCTGCTGCCCGAGGGGCGGGCGACGGAGCTGGTGCAGGAGCGGGTGCGCACGATGCGGCAGCTGACGGAGGACCTGCTGGAGATCTCCCGGCTCGACTCGGGCAGCGAGGTGGTGGAGACGGACCTGCACCAGCTCGGGCGGCTCGCCCGGCGGGTGGTGCGGGCGTCGGGGACCGACACCGAGGTGATCGTGGTCCGGGACGCGCACGTGGAGACGGACCGGCGGCGGCTGGAGCGGGTGCTGGGGAACCTGGTCGCCAATGCCCACAAGCACGGGCGGGCGCCGGTGGTGGTGACGGTGGACGGGCCGGTGGTGACGGTACGGGACCACGGCGACGGCTATCCCGAGTACCTCGTGACCCACGGGCCCCAGCGGTTCCGTACCGGGGGCGGGAGCAAGGGGCACGGGCTGGGGCTGACGATCGCGGTGGGACAGGCGGAGGTCATCGGGGCCCGGCTGGTGTTCCGGCAGGCGGCGGACGGTGGGGGCGGGGCGGAGGCCGTACTGACCCTGGTCGAGGCCCGGCTGACGTGA